The following is a genomic window from Thioclava electrotropha.
AGCTCCTGTTGATGAACGATCTCGCGAACAGCTCCGACATGGTCGGGCGGCGGCTGATGATCCACCCGACGATCGACATGACATGGCTTTCGCCCGAGCCCTACTGGACCGGGCGCGGCCAGAATATTCACGGTGCGATCATGCAGCGCCGCGCGCTTCCCGACCGCGACAAAGTGCCATCGACGCGCTACGACCTGCTCAATGCGCCACCCGAGGAAGGCATCGCCCAGGGGCTGTTGAAGGACGGCACGCTCGGCCCCGAGCTCGACGCGAAGATCCGCGACCACTCGGCCCGCGTTTTCACCGCCGAGGCGCTGACCGAAGACCTTCCCGATCCCGCGAACCGGATCGAGGTGAATCCCTCGTGGACCGACGCCGTGGGGCTGCCCGGCATCAAACTGACCTACAAGCTCTCGGATTACACCAAGGCGAACCTGCCGCGGCTGATGGAGGATTACGCGCGCTTTCTGCAGGCGACCGGCGGCACCCGCGTCTCCGCGCCCGAGAAGTTTATTTGCCAGCAGCACGTGATGGGCACGACAGTCATGGGCAGCAAGGCCGAAGAGGCGGTCTGCGACGCCGATCTGCGCTGTTTCGACCACGAGAACCTGTTCCTTGTGACGACCGGCGTGATGCCGACGGCGGGCGGGGTGAACCCGACGCTGACCGGCATGGCGCTTGCGATCCGTGCGGGCCAGACCATCGCGAAGGAGCTTTGAGATGCGTGTTCTGATCCTGGCCACCGCCGCCTTCGCCGCGATCTCCCCGCTTGCGGCGAATGCGCAATCGGGCTCCGATGCTTCGGCAGGCGAGCTCGTGAAGCGCGGCAAATACCTCGCCATCGCGGGGGATTGCTCCTCCTGTCACGCGGAGAATTTCTCGGGCGGCGAGAAGATCGAAAGCCCTATCGGCGCGATCTATGCGCCCAACATCACGCCCGACCAGAAGACCGGGATCGGCGACATGACCGAGACCGAATTCGAAGGCGCCCTGCGTCGCGGCAAGTCCGACACGTGGCTTTATCCCGCGATGCCTTACACCCATTACACCGGCCTGACCGATGCCGATGTGAAAGCGCTCTGGGCCTATTTCAAGCAGGTCAAACCCGTCGAGAACGAGGTGCCCGAGACCGATCTGGGCTTTCCCTTCGTGCGTCCGGCGATGATGGGCTGGAACACGCTGTTCCTCGACAAGGGCCATCCGCCCGGCGCGGTGGATGTCGCGGGCGATCAGCTTCAGCGCGGGCGCTATCTGGTGGAGACGCTGGAGCATTGCTCCTCCTGCCACAGCCCGCGCGGGACGCTGATGCAGGAGGATACCAGCAAACACCTCGCCGGGGGGATGCTGAACGGTTGGTATGCGCCGAACCTCACGCCGTCTGACAAAGGCGGTCTGGGCGACTGGAGCGAGGCCGATATCGTGGCCTATCTCAGCAAGGGCCGAAATGCGCACGCCGTCGCGGGCGGCGAGATGGGGCTCGTGGTCTCGCGCTCCACCTCGAAGCTGTCGAGCGACGACCTCACGGCGATTGCGAAATACCTGAAGGCTGTGAAGCCGGTCGACACGCAGCCCGAGGCCAGCGGACCCGACGGTCAGGCGACGCTCGACCTTGCCGCGCTCGAGGTGCCCAACGGCGATTGGCAATCCGTGGTCGGCCACGACACGACAGACGGGGCGACGCTCTATCAAGGTGCTTGTGCGACCTGCCACGGGATGAATGGGCAGGGGACCGCCGCGCCACCGCTGTCCGAGATCTCCGACGTGCGCGCGGCGAATGCGGCAAATGTCGTGCAGGTGATCGCGCATGGGATCAACATGCCGGGCGATGCGCGCCACGTCGCCATGCCGGGGTTCCAGCGCACGATGAGCGACGCGCAGATCGCTTCGGTTGCGAGCTATGTCCGCACCAATTTCGGCGGCGTCGACGGCGAGGTGACCAAAGGCAGCGTCGCCACTATCCTGAGCGGCAAGCAGCAGGTCAGTTGGATCATCGCGAACGCCGCGCAGCTGGCTTGGGCGGCGATCGCCGTGGCGGTGCTTCTGGTACTGGCGCTGATCGGTTGGGCCGTGATGCGGACGCGGCGCAGGGCCTGACGCCGCACCTCACGCGGCAGGCAGATCGACCCGCGTATGATGTCCGTCCGC
Proteins encoded in this region:
- a CDS encoding cytochrome c produces the protein MRVLILATAAFAAISPLAANAQSGSDASAGELVKRGKYLAIAGDCSSCHAENFSGGEKIESPIGAIYAPNITPDQKTGIGDMTETEFEGALRRGKSDTWLYPAMPYTHYTGLTDADVKALWAYFKQVKPVENEVPETDLGFPFVRPAMMGWNTLFLDKGHPPGAVDVAGDQLQRGRYLVETLEHCSSCHSPRGTLMQEDTSKHLAGGMLNGWYAPNLTPSDKGGLGDWSEADIVAYLSKGRNAHAVAGGEMGLVVSRSTSKLSSDDLTAIAKYLKAVKPVDTQPEASGPDGQATLDLAALEVPNGDWQSVVGHDTTDGATLYQGACATCHGMNGQGTAAPPLSEISDVRAANAANVVQVIAHGINMPGDARHVAMPGFQRTMSDAQIASVASYVRTNFGGVDGEVTKGSVATILSGKQQVSWIIANAAQLAWAAIAVAVLLVLALIGWAVMRTRRRA